A section of the Eriocheir sinensis breed Jianghai 21 chromosome 40, ASM2467909v1, whole genome shotgun sequence genome encodes:
- the LOC127009200 gene encoding uncharacterized protein LOC127009200: protein MTLKIESGASYAASADAEPPGVGDQRDAGLSNMHLGAAWRHLLHRESARRFLSSWGIVVTIKLPKQHSQHNTTPQRSATILNGAVLGAIFSYRGPWGTRRYPKQHPTQHMATGKHLRAHDTLYLSGAVLGVRRRLGGTPKDPRQHSQHNTGETLQSSMAPYTRRPLTLSRSVCWHSDGTQSNTRNTIPWKSTVKMCGTSTTVGQCQQSLSTMGGTPRPPKPTLATHNATQRGKHKIAPTKNNEGDNAATTTTTTATTTKEEKNIERKQSNVAETTRVGTASITAHHTKERTGTASQRPPRDHTQDQFCR from the coding sequence ATGACCTTGAAAATAGAAAGCGGTGCATCATACGCAGCATCAGCCGACGCCGAGCCGCCAGGTGTTGGGGATCAGCGTGACGCGGGATTGTCCAACATGCACCTCGGAGCAGCATGGCGTCACTTACTTCACCGGGAAAGTGCCAGGCGTTTCCTTTCCTCGTGGGGGATTGTGGTCACTATTAAGCTCCCAAAGCAACAttcgcaacacaacacaacgccaCAGAGAAGCGCCACAATCCTCAACGGGGCAGTGCTAGGTGCCATCTTTTCTTATAGGGGTCCGTGGGGCACTCGTAGGTACCCAAAGCAACACCCAACACAACACATGGCAACGGGGAAGCACCTCAGAGCACATGATACCTTATACCTCAGCGGTGCAGTGCTAGGCGTTCGGAGGAGGTTGGGGGGCACTCCTAAGGATCCAAGGCAACACTCGCAACACAACACTGGGGAAACACTTCAGAGTAGTATGGCACCCTATACCAGGCGTCCTCTTACACTGTCGAGGAGCGTGTGTTGGCACTCAGATGGTACTCAAAGCAACACTCGCAACACAATTCCGTGGAAAAGCACCGTAAAGATGTGTGGCACCTCTACCACAGTTGGGCAGTGCCAGCAGTCCCTTTCCACCATGGGGGGCACTCCTAGGCCACCCAAGCCAACACTCGCAACACACAACGCAACGCAGCGGGGAAAACACAAAATCGCTCCAACAAAGAACAATGAGGGGGAcaatgccgccaccaccaccaccaccaccgccacaacaacaaaagaggaaaaaaatatagagagaaaacaGTCTAATGTAGCAGAAACAACACGCGTCGGGACAGCGAGCATAACAGCGCATCACACAAAAGAACGCACCGGCACGGCATCACAGCGGCCGCCCCGTGATCACACCCAGGATCAATTTTGCAGGTGA